The Lacerta agilis isolate rLacAgi1 chromosome 16, rLacAgi1.pri, whole genome shotgun sequence genomic sequence AAGGAACTATATAACAAAATGATTCAAGATACTGACTAAAGCAGAAAGAAGGGAAACATGGTCCCCGATTTCTGTCTCCTGCTTCCATTTTGTCATCATTGAGCTATTCCAACAGGGCaattttttaagggtgctgaactATTCGGTTGCCTGGCTATGATGGCTTATTAATTATGCTACTACTGCTAGTCATTTCTGCAAGTTTTGTACCAGAGCATGCATTGCGATTAAGCCAGGGATTTTTGTTACCACCAAGATAATGATATACTCCCTGCAAAGACAATTTAGGGTACTGAAGATATCCAACACTATCTCATTTGATATGCAGGgccggcccaaaacattttgctgaaaACAGGATGACTGGACTGGAAGTTGGTATTAAATTCAACGCCAATGATGGGACAGTATCCTCCACTACATGCAAAGATAGCAAGCTAGCTTAAGGAGTGAATGGCAGCCTGCatggcatgcacacttctgtccCATGATCTTGCCACTGCTCCCTGCATGTTCCTGAATTCAAGTTACACTAGAGGCTATGGTGGCCTCAGTGGTTAGAAGTTACTTTTTTTTCAATTCCAGCTACCGCAACAGCTCCAACCCCTTTTTGACAGAAATGACTTGGCTACCGTACTGCATGCTCTGGTAACTTACAGATCGGGTTACTGCAATGTGTTTTTCATGGGGCTgaaagatgactcagaaacttcatTTGCTTCAAAGTGCATtggccagattactggctgggatTCTATTTAGATTTCATGTAACCCATTTTAAAACAGGTGCATTACTTGCTGTCATATACTATactatatatataattgaataTAAATTAGTCAATGCCTGGCAAATATTCAGAGATGATCTGTAAGATATTTGACATCATAATTAACCAAGGAAAGCTTTGTTTCAGCTCTAGAACGCCTGGGATAGAATTGGTATTAAGAATCATTATTGAAATTGAACTTGCTGATTTAAGTATGCATGCTAATTGATTTAATTTATCATGGACCTATCCAAAATGTTATTGCTTCTATGAGTGGCAGTGACAGcttaaaatcttatgttcatgtTTTACACTGCCCTGGAAGCATGATGAGTTGAGAGTAAATAGTGCTCAATTCACTCTGGTTAACCAGTTGGTATACAGATGATTTTTAGACAACTTTGAGTGCATGAAGTTCCATTCAGCAGAGTTGTTCTTAAGGTAAACTCAGCCAACTTCCATTCAGCGACTCTTTCACAATCAGCTGCTGCCACCGCTTGCAACccagttttaaaattatttattatgtttgtaatatgctgtttttctattaaaaatatcCAAAAAGAATCAACTGAAGGCAATAAAAGCACACTGAGAagtttaaaaagcagcagcagcattcagtTTACTTTTACCTGGAATTGCTATGCTTGTGTTCACACTCTTCAGAGAATCCAGAAGACATTGCCAGCCTGTTGCATCGTTTTCTTTGTATTACTCCTGTTGTCATCTTGTTTTAGGTACAAAGCAATTGCCAGCCTGTCCACAGGATTGACAATACATTATTGAGGCTTTCTAGGCCTCTCTACCTTTAATTAGAAGCTTCCTACTTGTTCGTTTTGCTTCTTTTTAGGTGCTGCAGCAGCAATACCAATGAATCAGCCCCATAACTGCTCCCTAGTCTGTCAGTTCTTCTTTCCTTCAAGGGGGCCATTAAATATTCTACCCCATAGGAAACTAATGAGCAATTCTGGGGTCAGTTCATCAGTATGCTATTGTGTAAAGCAGGAAACAATCAGAAAAGATCCCATGATGAGAAGGATCTAAACTTTATAAAAGGATCTTGGCCCTGGAGACATGCCAAGATTATACATTGTGTTGTCATCAAGTGTAGTGAGGaatcatcattttaattttatttctagaGTTTCTGAAAACATGATGTAGTGTGGAAGAACCTAAGGTCAGCCTGTAAGCCCTACCCACTGTAATGTGGCTAAAGACCACAGATgctaaaaacagcttaaaacttCCAGCACATCCCCTTAAAACTTCCTAAATTCCACCCCACAACAACAGGGATTATGTAACACATAAAGAATGCAAAGTGGCAGGCGGACAGGGGCCTCTGGCAAGCCTCCACCCCACTTTGGAGTGATGTTGTGGCTGGGACCACAAACTTGACCCAAGTTGAGTCACTTAAATGTTTCCTGTACTGTGCAGGAGCTACTCACAGAAAGACATCCCCACACAGCTGATGGAACATTTAAGGGACACCttcaggggaggagaggggagtggTGACAAGGGAAAGAAGATGAATGAGGTCAGCGCAGCGGAAACATGCCAGTGCGATTCCCCCACGCCAACCTCACTGCCACCTCAACCCTTCCCCTCTCCATCCTGTTAGGCAGTACCCACTTAGCTGGAGGGAGGCCAGGTGATTGGGGCAGCCCCACCACTGTCTGCTACTGTCCAAACTGGTTTGAAATTAGCTTTAGATTGGTCACCTGGCTGATAAAAAGTGTGCATCAGGTCTTCAATTTCACATACATATATCTACTGAGGGAAATCCATCAAATTCAATTTATTCTTTAAGAAAAAGCTCTCATGAGAATCACAAGTTCAAAAAAGCCCTAGCtgagctcaacataaaaaaaaaatctactcaaATGTCAGTCCTTATTTAACAAACGGGTACTGAGGCACTGAAAGGCAGCAGCTTGCTCAAGGTCACATGACACGACGACTGCAAAATGGACAGTAAGTTGTAATTCCCACTCTTAGTGCTTAGTAACCTCAAGGGCTGCTTTAAAAAGAATGGTAAATTCTTTAAATGGTAGATAATCTGCAGTTATGGTCACCTAAAAAGCAGCCAAGGCTACTGTCCTGGTTGGGTCCTGTGGCAGCAGAGAACTTTTCATAGAATGACTGTTAAGGGCAAAATGCCACCAGTTACGTGCCAAAACACTTGCCACCTAGACAATTTGGCAATGTTTGAACTGTGCTATTCCTCTATATTGCAGCTTTCTCTGCTTGCCATCACCCTCCCTACTACCCACTGAAAGCATAATCAAGTCTTAATGATGTGCTCCTTAGCCACCTTAATGCTCTTTATCTCTATGCCTCCTGTTGGAGAAGTAAGTAAGTATTCTTAAGTGCCTGGTTTTGGTACGGCTTCAAATTCATGACAAATAATTGAGCCGAGCTGCAGAAACATATTTGTTGAGAGTCCAGTCAGCAGCAATAGCTTTTTAAACCGTTGTGGCATCACCAAACCCCACTCCATTGGCGCCATGAGCAGCAAAGAGGAACCCTGCAGAAATGCATTCAGTTGCTGACGGTAAAGGCCTGAAGTCCAGTGATAGCTCTCCCGAGGATGAGCGCATGGATGTCATGGGTCcctggggggaaaacaaaagTAAGCGGTCTGAAAAAATGGGCTTCCAAGTTTGAttcctggcatccccaggtagggcagAAAAGACCTGTTTCAAATCCCAGAGAGACACCATTAGTCAGTGTAGACCCGTAGTTCCCACAGGGGgtcaatttgatttttaaggggggcaattcgagaatgagttaggccatgttaatggccttttaggcttcctccaagagaataggagttcactttttgaataataagaattatatgtcaccggggggtgcatcaggattttagagatgcttaggtggggcatggccaaaaaaaggttgggaacaactggtgtagacaatacagatCTAAACAGAACAATGGACTGCACTCTTTTGCAGAATGATGCCTAGATTTAAGGCCCATTCTCATAGGTGGATGCTGTTacagtgtgggggttttttggtaTGGTGTTAGGATAAGGTCAGACTGTGAGCAAAGTGTCCACAATGTGGCTCCTTCCCATGCTGGCAATGCCTCTCTCCACAATGAGGTAATATTAGCATAGGAAAGATCTCCATCACAGACTCTTTGCATGTGGTCTGGGCCCCTGATGTTTCTCTAGTGGCATAGACAGGGGcctctctgcagtggctctcatGCCGCTTGAGCAATGTTAGAATAGTTCCAACACTCCATGGATTTCCTTGATCCACTTTGTAGGGGAAAGGATTTGCATGATGGTGTATGGCTTGGCAAGCTTCATATGTGCTGAACAAACGGTGCATTATAGTGCCTTAAGGGATACAtccaagaaaggaaaaggaaaaaggaaaagaagatggCTGTCTTTATGCTACAACCTTGCTAACAGTTCTTTTCCAATCCTCCGTATTTATTTTCTGATCCCAACAGAAGTTCCTAAAAACTGTGGTCTTGCAGGAAGAAAGCCAGGAAACCAATTTACCTTCGTACGTGTTGACAGCCTCCAGGTTCATGACGTGCCTGATAACATGGTACTCGTCAGCAATTCCATTGCCCCCCAGCATGTCACGGGCTTGCCGGGCAATCTCCAGAGCTTTCCCGCAGGAATTCCGCTTCAGCATGGAGATCATCTCAGGGGTTGCTCTGGGAACACAGAAGAGGTAACAGAACAGAGCAGGCAATTGGAAGACAGTTGGGAGCTTCTGTTTTAAAACATAGGCAGAGTACCCAAACAAGGACAATGCTTAACATGTTGTTAGGGACAATGTTtgtgatttcatttttatttaaaagggagAAACAGGAGATATGGGAGGGGTTCAGGGGAGCAATTAATTCTACCACCTCAGGACTTCACCACTTAATCCCTAACTTGCTCACCCTAGAAATATATGCatgtattttgaaatgcaatGAGTGCTCCTTATCCACAAACCAATCCCATACTTCTTCCAGCCAGTAAAACCCCTTAGGAGGAGAAAAGACAACCAAGTTCCCCATCCACTGCCCCTCCCCCCGAACTCTCACTGCAGCAGGAACCAATTTTCTGCTTCCATTCATGAACACACTTACTTGTTTTCGTCTTTCAGGCGTCCCAGTTGTAGGCAAGCTTGTAAGCCAATAGTGATCTCTGTGAGCATGTCGGCCAGCTTCTTCTGGACAAGCTGGTTTCTTGCAAGGGGGACTTTAAACTGGGACCTACAAGACACCATTGGTTGGTGAGTTGAAGTTGCTTTCCATTATTATACAGCTAGAGTCGTTACAGAGTTGTAAAGAATGGCTTTGGGAATGCATGCCAAACACGAGGAACTCAAGAAACAAGTCATATGGAAGTATTATACACCCATATGCTATCTTCAGAAAtctggcaccccctccccacctcttgaAACAGTACCTGTCCAAGGTGTACTGCCTGGCAGTTTGCATACAGAACTCAGCAGCTCCCAGCGCTCCCCAAGCGATGCCATAGCGAGCATTGTTCAAGCAGCCAAAGGGACCCTGTGGGAAGAGATTCAGGTAAGATACTGACCAATATTCCCTTAGTTCTCCTGCTCAGACTCCCTATGGATTAGCTTCTGGAACTCTAAATCTGAATGGAGCAACACTGAGGGCAGTCCATAATGTTTGCCACCTTTTTAGATTTTTCATTTCCCCGGCTTTAGTCCAGTAAAATGAGTGTtagtttgtggggtgggggtgggggttgaaatGTGAAGGATATTCTCCACCGATAGCCATGGAAATGTATGCAAGAGATCTCCCAAATCAGTCCTCTTCCTATATGGAACTTCCCTCTTTCGAGCTGATTTTTTTGGGAAATGCTTCCCCATATTTATTGCAAAACATTAGATCAACTTGTCCTTTAATTTACAGTTTTTCATTTGAAGTGCCTTGATTGAGCCTAACATTTTGCTAAATTTGGAATGGGTTTTAATCCTGCCTGTTAAGAATAGGTTTGTGTTTTagttttttctttgctttttcttatATGCTGGTTTCAATGTATgtgtttgtaaactgctttgagttggaAGAGCAACcacccatgaatttgtctaattacAGTCATCTAAGTTAgaggccatcaccacatcttatGATAGCAAATTCCACAGATGACACTGTGTGAAGATGGGATGGCCCTTTTGCCGTGCGTTCAAAAATGCAGCGGGTGATACTGATCCTGGTTTGCCACTGGGGTGGGGTTTGTGAAGGCAGATTCAATGCTAGGGCCCTGCCCAGTATATCTTCCGCAAGGCAGGATCAAAGTAACCATGAACGGGAAAGGATCTTACACCAAGTCCAGAAACATGGGGCAGCAGGTTTTCTTCGGGCACCTCCACATCCTCCATAACAATCATCCCCGTGATAGAGGCTCGCAGCGAAAACTTGCCCTCGATCTTTGGAGTGGAGAGACCCTTCATTCCACGTTCCAAGAGGAAACCCCGCACTTTGCTGTCCTCACACACAGCCCACACCACACAAAGATCGGCCATTGGAGAATTGGTGATCCTGAGAGGACAGCAAGCAGGTGTCAGATGTTTGGGTACACCACCAGAGCAGGTCTTACAGAATGCCAAAGATCCTGGTCAACTAAATCTCAACCTAGGAGGCCAAAGGGGCCACTCAACAGGGAAAGCTAAGGCATGGAGACTATTCTCCAGGATGGGTAGCGGAGATGAGTTGGTTATCCAGCCTTCCCCAGAAAGCAATGTCTGTCTGAAGCCAGCTGTATAAGGCAATATCTCCTCATACTGATCTTTAAATCTAGCCTGTTGCTGTTGCCTGCAGTCTGCTCTGGGTAACTCCCCTGCCCGCTTGAGCACCATGAGAGCTGCAGAGCTCACCATGTCTTGGTGCCGTTGAGTGTGTAGGTCTTTCTGGAGGGGTTGTATTTGGCCCGGGTCTCCATGCCACCAGGATCACTTCCATGGTTGGGCTCCGTAAGCCCAAAACAGCCCAGCAACTCTCCCTTGGCTGTGGGGAGAAAGACATGATGAGCTACAGCTGCTCCCCAGAGGaccccctttctttccctctctgcagTCGAGTCtcatgcttcctccccccccccccacatcacttTTATGAAGACTGCAAGTGGACTGAAATCCCCAGACCTTTCTGAAAGAATGAATGCAATAGTAGGGAAATCTGTCAGTTCCTGGATCTCAGCATTTACAGCATAAACCATACAATTTCTAATCAGAAGGAAGGCCtattgaactgaatggggcttacatccaggtaagtggggttaggactgaAGCCTGAGTTACCAGTTCAGTAAAAGACAAGGAAGGCAAAAGAGAAACAGGCCACAGTCTAGCAATGCAACTAAATTCTGATCTCTCACATCCAGCATCTGAACCCTACTCACTCACCCAGCCGTGGCAAGTATTTTTGCCTCTGATCTTCTGTCCCATATGCATATATAGGGTGCATCACCAAAGATGATTGTACACTCATGACCGAACGGTAGCTGCTGTCCACTCTCTCAATCTCCCTTGCCAGGAGTCCATATGCCACATAGGTGGTTCCTGCGCAGCCATAGCCTAAGAGAAGCAAATGCACAGATTTAGCAAGTGAGCCATGAGTTCAAAGCGCATCTTGCAACACCATCCTGACAAAACTCCTGACAAAGATTGTGGGGGCAGTGGTAGGGGGAGACAAAAGGAGAACAATGTTATTGCAGTTTAGGGACTGCAATGACTCAGAGTTGCTTATTTTTGCCCTTTAAAATATTCCAATATTAGCCGTGCAGCCATATATTTATAAAGCAGCATGCAAACAACATAAAGCAAATACATTTTCAACCAGCCTTAGAACAGCAAAAATGTTTCACTAGCTCACTAAAAATAATGAGCCCCAACACTTCAAAAGTAATTAAATGATCAGCAGCTCCAGTGTTCCATAAATCCcaatttgtggggtttttttgttttgttttttagaaaggAGGATAACATCATCATCACATCAACAGGAGCACAACCAGATCACACCAGCCATTTCTTCAGACACTCTATAAAAGAGCCAAATGGCATTACCTCTGATAGTAGGGCCCAGGACACCCAGTTCCCCCATTTCTGACACAATTTCCCGGTGAAAGACTGCAAATagagaaggaaaggcattaaggGAGAATGGAAATATAGATAGCAAAACTGTAGGCAGAGTCTGCTATGAGTACTACATCTTCATGCCTCTTTTCTGGCCCACAGAACCCTGGCAAGGTGctctacaaaaacaaacaacaacaacacaaattcaACAAAATgattagaaacaaacaaacaaacaaaaaacaacctgaGAAACATTTTACTCCTGGGGCCTTCAAGGGTGATAAGCCAGTCTCATTTTTGGTGTTGATCCAAAACACACAGCAAGGATCATAGATCCTTTCAGAGCCCTATCAAATCAGCCCATTAAATTAGTAACTCTGTGGTTAGCTATTAAATGCACTGGCACATTCATGTGGGAGATGAAACAAGCCATTTCCCACCTTTAGGGAAGGGGCAGTACCCTGCACCAACTCATGTAGCACAAAGTACCAGGCTACAAGTGCTcaataaacactttaaaaaacaaacaaacaaaaaaccataccTTCGTTTCGGTTGGCCATGAGGATCCTGGGCATCAACTTTTCCTGGCAATAGGTGCGAAATGAGTCCCGAATCATTATTTCTTCCGGAGTCAAGAGCCTCTCCAACTGCAAGGCATCTCGCCAATCAAACTGGGCTCTTGGGCCTGGAGAAGAAAGACAGAAAGCACTGCTGGAGGGGGGCATCAGTAGGGAAAGTCCTTCCTCTAACACTTATAACTGCTGAGCACACAGCTGCCTATTCGGGCAGAGATCACAACAAATAAACACTTCATTGCAGCACAGCCTACATCTGGAACAGCAATGTGGTGccatcccagatgttgttggacaacatcTCCCACCTCCCTTgaacactggctatgctggccGGGGAATGgtggagttggagtcaaacaggGACATCTGGCTATCCCTGGTATACacactgacctgggagtaagtcccattgaattcagtgcagcttacttctaagtagacaggCATAGTATTGTTCTGTTAAAGTTGCTGACAGCTGTAATCATGGTCTTATTCAGGTAATGGCTTGCATCTTCCATAAATGCTGAGCATTACAAGGACAGGATATCTGGGCTCTACCACTGACCAAAATACAGTGACAAAGCAGGCTTTTAACAGTTGCTTATGAGAACCACGAGTTCATCTTTCTAAAGAGACCCAACCAGTCCAACATGGAATGATACACAGTTGTGTGAAGGGGAGAGCAGGGTAACCAAAACTCAGGAAGTTCAGTTAGCGAGATGCTGTTATTTTATACAGTAGCACTGGAAGACGGGTGCACACGGCCTACCAAACATTAATTCTTAAGTGGAGTAggacagagggaaggaaggaacatTGCAGGAGATGAGGCGGTGCCTGGAAGTCCAAATATGGAGCTTTAAATCAAAGGTCACCCCATTCCACAAGCCAACTGAAACATGCATACCTTTCTCTTCTCTGCCAGAGggctttgcttctttttctgcaATATAAGCGACAATATAATGCAATTTCCCAGCACAGTGAACCCCTCCATCCCCAGCCCCCAGATGCAATAATGTAGGTTTGTAAGACAACTTGTCACTCTCAGCCCTGAAAGCAGCTGAGAGAGCCCACCATCTTCGGGACTTGGCCCTCCCCAACCTCCTCCTTGCACAACCTGCCCTGTATACCTTTGGGCCAAAATTAAGATATAAAAAGGGGTCTGGGTggcagctgcattttttttttagcacaagTTGCCCACTTACCCTTTTGCACAGCTGGGCTGGTGCCCTGTGCACGGACATCGCACGGGCCTGTCACACAACGGCTGCATTGCAAAAGCCTCCTGGCAGGTAACCTCAGTGCCATCAGGACGAGTGCCTGAAGGGGGTCGGTGAAATAAGATTGTAAGGCCACAAGTTCTGGAGGACTCCCTGCCAACTGCAGCATTAACTCTCGCCATGCTGAAAGATTAAAAGCAGGCAATGGTGCTAAGCTGGCCATTCCATTCCCAACAACATGCCCAAAAGTAAGAGGCTGATGAAACCCCTGATGCAATGAGCAAACGGCAGAGATCTTCTGTTCTCAGtttggggagaggaaggaggcctTGATCTCTCTCGCGCAACCAACCCAAACAAACGCACGGAGCTCAGCAAAGAAGGGCCCAGCCAGGCCACAGTTAGCATGGAGGCCCCCAGCAGAGGAATCCCGCCCTCCCGCTCTGCCATTGTAAATGCACAGTCAACAAGGTCGCCGCTTTTCACCTCGGCTTAGCGCTGCGCTCTTGTTCTGCGAACTCGCAaagcggcggcggctgcaggcaagcaagcagcaaGGTCTCCTCGCGTCCCCTCCAGGTTCAATGCAAACACCTTCTTAGgccaaaatgctgctgctgccctgtCTTCCGGGCGGCGGGAGAGGGAGGGCTTCTCCGCCATTGGCCCGGCAGAGGAGGCGTTTGCTCGCGACACCGCCTTGCTTTGCCGCCTGggaacgaggaggaggaggcgggcgcGCTGCCAGCTTCGCTTTCATCCTCTGCCAAAAtcgtctctgtctctctctctctttctcttcaccTGCTGCCACGCAGGAGACTCCGTTCACCTGATGAAGCAGACTCTCAGTAACAAATTTGCTCGTCTTTAagatggctccccatttgtgggatgctctccccactGAGGCTCTCCTGGAGACGTCATGCcatagggccccactctcttggggcccccaaaaaattaaaaggaaaaaaaccttgaaagtacatttccaaaataagtATAAGATAAACTTCATAATTGTATTTcaattcaacaattactttgataaaatacatattttgttatgtgcaaatgggttTAGATACCTTAGATCCataaattttttgttgttgttcattcgttaagttgtgtccgactctttgtgaccacatgaaccagagcacgccaggcacgcctatctcactgcctcccgcagtttggccaataaattaccatatagcatatattcaacacaaaaaacagcgacaatttgttgttgacaaaggacagctggacatataaagggccccattaccttcagtaccttagggcctcatcaaacctcaatccggccctgatctttaggcaccaggcaaaaatgctaCTCTTCAACCAGGCAAATTTTGGCTGATTAACAACAGAaacaagaatttattatttattccccagccactctgagcggcttccaacaaaatattaaaaatacaattcttAGATTCTTAGATTAACattctaaggcagaggttttcaacctttttgagtccatggctgcCTTGACCAATtccattctttctgcggcacccctgtggggctcaggagcccagttatgccaccctttgcctgcagagctggcagcctgtcaccctttttcaaacacccttccttgtggagggttccctcagccttctctcccccatcctTGGGCAGCCGTAGCTGCCGCCCCTGATATCTGAGctgactccccaccccaaagagaggtccCTCCACACACTGCCCCACCAGGGGCCtaggaagcaccccctggccagccccagaggcaccatttgcctggggagcttgtagccagggctcctgcaacaaacagctgtgtcggaatacgctgcgtggatccgtcaaaagatccgcggttgttcatttgttttaatgggtttttgagaactacttttagtatctttacgcgtgaaagcaaaagtgaaagtaagaatgaatagttggcttaccaataagattaatccgccttttatttgtagttccggcaatatttgaagttatcaatgaacgttaaatctgcttcccgcctttttggagggcag encodes the following:
- the GCDH gene encoding glutaryl-CoA dehydrogenase, mitochondrial → MALRLPARRLLQCSRCVTGPCDVRAQGTSPAVQKEKEAKPSGREEKGPRAQFDWRDALQLERLLTPEEIMIRDSFRTYCQEKLMPRILMANRNEVFHREIVSEMGELGVLGPTIRGYGCAGTTYVAYGLLAREIERVDSSYRSVMSVQSSLVMHPIYAYGTEDQRQKYLPRLAKGELLGCFGLTEPNHGSDPGGMETRAKYNPSRKTYTLNGTKTWITNSPMADLCVVWAVCEDSKVRGFLLERGMKGLSTPKIEGKFSLRASITGMIVMEDVEVPEENLLPHVSGLGGPFGCLNNARYGIAWGALGAAEFCMQTARQYTLDRSQFKVPLARNQLVQKKLADMLTEITIGLQACLQLGRLKDENKATPEMISMLKRNSCGKALEIARQARDMLGGNGIADEYHVIRHVMNLEAVNTYEGTHDIHALILGRAITGLQAFTVSN